In the genome of Criblamydia sequanensis CRIB-18, one region contains:
- a CDS encoding M48 family metallopeptidase, translating to MDFWAAQRRARSKTKIYVSAFIALTVAVSLFVEWALRTYSDGSYDPPFPFFGSLFLATTFLVAGFNYKMYQAFGGSYVAKSVGAYEVQKNSTIPEERQLLNIVEEMALAASLPVPPVFIIPVNEINAFAAGITPNNAAIAITEGALRRLSRQEVQGVIAHEFGHIYNGDMKISMRLAAMVMGFFFILYFGFRILQVTGIGYQRRVESSKERGGNPIALAAVIFIMAGAFTYFFGSILKATVSREREYLADACAVQFTRSTDGIANALRKIAKDTIYDMPGQGSAYSHLYFQDHSFLSSLFATHPPIQKRIAAIEGGLYEMTPEEAPTKPSFT from the coding sequence ATGGATTTTTGGGCTGCCCAAAGAAGAGCTCGCTCCAAAACAAAAATCTATGTTTCAGCTTTTATTGCATTAACTGTTGCTGTTTCACTTTTTGTCGAATGGGCGTTAAGGACTTATTCAGATGGTTCCTATGACCCTCCCTTTCCCTTTTTTGGATCGCTTTTTTTAGCTACAACCTTCTTAGTTGCAGGCTTTAACTACAAAATGTACCAAGCTTTTGGAGGCAGCTACGTTGCTAAATCCGTCGGGGCTTATGAAGTTCAGAAAAACAGCACTATTCCCGAAGAGAGACAGCTTCTAAATATTGTGGAAGAGATGGCGCTTGCCGCCTCCCTTCCGGTACCCCCGGTTTTTATTATCCCTGTAAATGAAATTAATGCTTTTGCTGCAGGGATAACCCCCAATAATGCAGCCATTGCCATCACTGAAGGCGCGTTAAGAAGGCTTTCAAGACAAGAAGTTCAAGGCGTTATCGCCCACGAATTCGGACATATCTATAATGGGGATATGAAAATCAGCATGCGGCTTGCCGCCATGGTCATGGGATTTTTCTTTATCCTTTACTTCGGTTTTAGAATTCTTCAAGTAACCGGCATCGGTTACCAAAGAAGAGTTGAATCTTCGAAAGAAAGAGGGGGAAACCCCATCGCCTTAGCGGCAGTTATCTTTATAATGGCGGGCGCTTTCACCTATTTTTTTGGAAGTATTTTAAAAGCTACAGTTAGCCGTGAGCGCGAGTATTTGGCAGACGCTTGCGCAGTTCAATTTACAAGAAGCACCGATGGAATTGCAAACGCCCTTAGAAAAATCGCTAAAGACACTATTTATGATATGCCAGGACAAGGTTCAGCTTATTCCCATCTCTATTTTCAGGATCATAGCTTCTTAAGTTCACTTTTCGCAACTCACCCACCCATTCAAAAGAGAATTGCAGCCATTGAAGGCGGCCTTTATGAAATGACCCCTGAAGAAGCTCCTACAAAACCATCTTTCACCTAA
- the ruvX gene encoding Holliday junction resolvase RuvX, whose translation MTTAKKRIIGIDFGFKRIGVSYSDETKMIAMPLTVVTAEKKSAATLAKVVAILRKHAEEYGYNIEAIVIGKPLLMSGKSGFMADEASHFLELLRKSIQTEYIFWDERLSSMQAERALMESTLTRKERSKKVDTVAAVIILQSYLDHLRLQKEKEERDRLFNSES comes from the coding sequence ATGACAACAGCAAAGAAAAGGATTATCGGCATCGATTTTGGCTTTAAGCGAATAGGGGTTTCTTATTCGGATGAAACTAAGATGATCGCGATGCCCCTTACTGTTGTAACGGCCGAAAAAAAATCAGCTGCCACTCTTGCAAAAGTGGTAGCTATTCTGAGAAAACATGCCGAAGAGTACGGTTACAATATCGAAGCGATTGTTATTGGAAAGCCTCTCTTAATGAGCGGGAAAAGCGGCTTTATGGCTGATGAAGCCTCCCACTTTTTAGAATTGTTAAGAAAATCGATTCAAACCGAATACATTTTTTGGGATGAGAGGTTGTCTTCAATGCAAGCTGAACGAGCTTTGATGGAATCTACTCTAACAAGAAAAGAGCGTTCAAAAAAAGTTGATACAGTAGCGGCTGTCATTATTCTTCAAAGCTATCTCGATCATTTGCGCCTTCAAAAAGAAAAAGAAGAGAGAGATCGGCTTTTTAATAGTGAAAGTTAA
- a CDS encoding ABC transporter ATP-binding protein, translating to MKSHIVLEHISKSYKMPYGLITPLQDISISIEKGERVAIMGPSGSGKTTLLSLLGCLERPTEGKYTFNGRSVEGYSENERSHLRGNELAFIFQDFQLIHEMTVLENVLMPFKYKDCSEDKEKKALMALEKVQLSHRLNHYPNQISGGEMQRVAFARAIASKPSLILADEPTGNLDSKNAESILKLLLNEKDESTVIFVTHDEEIAHRFPRIIRLKEGKLAADEKF from the coding sequence ATGAAATCCCATATTGTTTTAGAACATATTTCTAAAAGCTATAAGATGCCCTACGGTCTTATTACCCCTTTGCAAGATATTTCAATTTCTATTGAAAAAGGAGAGAGGGTTGCCATTATGGGTCCCTCAGGTTCCGGAAAAACCACACTCTTAAGTCTTCTCGGGTGCCTTGAAAGGCCGACTGAAGGAAAGTACACTTTTAATGGCAGGTCGGTAGAAGGGTATTCAGAAAATGAAAGGAGCCATCTTCGTGGAAACGAGTTAGCTTTTATTTTCCAGGATTTTCAGCTCATTCATGAGATGACAGTTCTTGAAAATGTTCTTATGCCATTTAAATATAAAGATTGCTCTGAAGACAAAGAAAAAAAAGCTCTTATGGCTCTTGAAAAAGTTCAATTATCCCATCGGCTTAATCATTACCCGAATCAAATTTCCGGCGGAGAAATGCAAAGGGTGGCTTTTGCAAGAGCTATTGCGTCTAAACCTTCATTAATATTAGCGGATGAGCCGACAGGAAATCTGGATTCAAAAAATGCGGAAAGCATTTTAAAACTATTATTGAACGAAAAGGATGAATCCACAGTTATTTTTGTGACGCATGATGAAGAAATCGCTCATCGATTCCCAAGAATTATCAGACTCAAAGAAGGAAAGCTTGCAGCCGATGAAAAATTTTAA
- a CDS encoding TolC family protein: protein MQPNISLLNNLAMALAEVIFHKYIQKQKEYILVCFMALACVASKAPLASSETSCYESENVPCATVDLSLSSPPEILSLENTIERALAFSDKILDAADSVFRSKLQISIAESQFGIQMRPNGKFGYACVNQRVKLDEDESTTVTKIKPCYGTGLTFSKKFYTGQEISFTPNVSNMDGERWGTGASLSFSQPLFRGFSKAYQLNTLNAAQFSYRKAVRSFYSSQINSVLKAVTVFYEALKQREIFRINQESSARLKAHLETAKLKERLGIGSELDIYRIEIELSNAEESEFASLEKLKDAEDKLKDLIGLPLDSTILPEEKIVYNEPTLSLSQAISIANMNRIEIDQAADNLDEANRLAIVAKHQTLPDLNLLIEYSTSGYDSAFWNFYCCVDRKHNLNMTLTTNSDVTSRKEMAHYQQARVALATISRAYENTRSSIELDVRKSVRNYQTSWDRLHNLEEKLVASEASLKFAQLKYERGLADNFDVIQAEKNIRSSKTQVFSMLIDYILSEYKLYMSLGTLIDKPCI, encoded by the coding sequence GTGCAACCCAATATCAGCTTGTTGAACAATTTGGCTATGGCCCTAGCGGAAGTAATATTCCATAAATATATACAAAAACAAAAAGAGTACATTCTTGTTTGTTTCATGGCGCTTGCTTGCGTTGCAAGCAAAGCGCCTCTTGCAAGCAGCGAGACTTCTTGCTATGAAAGCGAGAACGTTCCGTGTGCTACAGTTGATCTGAGCTTAAGCAGCCCTCCTGAAATTCTATCATTAGAAAATACCATCGAAAGAGCCTTAGCTTTTAGCGATAAAATTTTAGATGCAGCCGATTCTGTATTTCGATCAAAACTACAAATTTCAATTGCCGAATCCCAATTTGGAATTCAAATGCGTCCTAACGGAAAATTTGGTTATGCTTGTGTTAACCAACGTGTAAAGTTAGATGAGGATGAAAGTACAACTGTTACAAAAATAAAACCATGCTATGGGACAGGTTTAACTTTCAGCAAAAAGTTTTATACCGGGCAAGAAATTAGTTTCACGCCAAACGTATCTAATATGGATGGTGAAAGATGGGGAACAGGAGCGTCTCTTAGCTTTTCTCAACCTCTTTTTAGAGGCTTTTCAAAAGCTTATCAATTAAACACCTTGAACGCGGCTCAGTTTTCTTACAGGAAAGCTGTACGATCTTTTTATTCTTCTCAAATAAATTCAGTATTAAAAGCTGTCACCGTTTTTTATGAGGCTTTGAAACAAAGAGAAATTTTTAGGATCAATCAAGAGTCAAGCGCACGATTAAAAGCCCATTTGGAAACCGCAAAGCTTAAAGAAAGGTTAGGGATCGGGAGCGAACTTGATATTTACCGCATTGAAATCGAACTTAGCAATGCGGAAGAATCTGAATTTGCCTCACTTGAAAAATTAAAAGATGCTGAAGATAAGCTTAAGGATTTAATAGGGTTGCCTTTAGATTCGACAATTTTGCCTGAAGAAAAAATTGTATACAATGAACCGACTCTATCGCTTTCACAAGCAATATCAATTGCCAATATGAATCGAATTGAGATTGATCAAGCAGCCGATAACCTAGATGAAGCGAATAGACTCGCGATTGTTGCGAAACATCAGACACTGCCTGATCTTAATCTTTTAATTGAATATTCTACCTCAGGCTATGATTCAGCTTTTTGGAATTTTTATTGTTGCGTAGACCGAAAGCATAATTTGAACATGACCTTAACGACTAATTCGGATGTGACGAGTCGTAAAGAAATGGCTCATTATCAGCAAGCAAGAGTGGCGCTTGCAACAATTTCAAGAGCTTATGAAAATACTAGGTCGTCAATCGAACTAGATGTTAGAAAAAGTGTAAGAAATTATCAGACCTCATGGGATCGACTCCATAATTTGGAAGAAAAATTGGTAGCCTCTGAAGCAAGCCTTAAGTTTGCACAATTAAAATATGAACGAGGGCTTGCCGATAATTTTGATGTGATTCAAGCAGAAAAAAACATCAGATCTTCTAAAACACAAGTCTTTAGCATGTTAATCGATTACATTTTAAGCGAATACAAGCTCTATATGAGCCTTGGCACCCTAATTGACAAACCCTGCATTTGA
- a CDS encoding LemA family protein produces MTFTIAILAILALLALWGIGVYNHLIRLQNQVKNAWSQIDVQLQRRYDLIPNLVETVKGYMKYEQSTLESVIQARNQAQQARQQISEQSVPSGAAMRDLMAAETTLKGSLGNIFALAENYPQLKASETMAQLQEELRTTENKVAFARQAYNDQVMQYNVAQQTFPTNLIASAFGHNPAEAYQIEEPEAKKAVKVSF; encoded by the coding sequence ATGACATTTACTATTGCCATTCTTGCTATACTTGCCCTCTTAGCACTTTGGGGAATAGGTGTATACAACCACTTAATCCGTCTTCAAAATCAGGTGAAGAACGCGTGGAGCCAAATAGATGTTCAACTACAAAGGCGCTACGACTTAATTCCAAATCTTGTCGAAACTGTAAAAGGCTACATGAAATATGAGCAATCTACTTTAGAGTCAGTCATTCAAGCGAGAAACCAAGCGCAGCAAGCAAGACAGCAAATCTCGGAACAGTCTGTTCCGTCGGGGGCTGCTATGCGTGATTTGATGGCAGCTGAAACCACTCTTAAAGGTTCTTTAGGAAACATTTTTGCTTTAGCCGAAAATTATCCGCAACTTAAAGCAAGCGAGACCATGGCTCAATTGCAAGAGGAACTTAGAACAACAGAAAATAAAGTAGCTTTTGCAAGACAGGCCTATAATGATCAGGTCATGCAATACAATGTAGCTCAACAAACCTTCCCAACTAATTTAATCGCAAGCGCTTTCGGTCATAATCCGGCAGAAGCTTATCAGATTGAAGAGCCGGAAGCTAAAAAAGCAGTAAAAGTCTCATTTTAA
- a CDS encoding CTP synthase, with translation MSMKYIFVTGGVCSSLGKGLTAASLGMLLEKHGNKIAMLKLDPYLNVDPGTMSPYQHGEVYVTDDGAETDLDLGHYFRYTDSPLSKASNATSGQIYNTVIKRERRGDYLGKTVQVIPHITDEIKKRIHECSQQEKDIDVTIVEIGGTVGDIESLPFLEAIRQLHSENKKDCINVHLTYVPYLKAAAEFKSKPSQHSVQILREIGIFPDIMLCRSEKPLPEEIKSKISLYCNVPENAVIEEVDVEYSIYEVPIKLHEQGLDEMLVELLNLKKKKISLANWEKLIDVIKEPKGVVTIGVVGKYIQHQDAYKSIYESLAHAAIDAGYQIKIKRFEADKIETKESLKPQLEECDGYLIPGGFGERGWEGKIKTAEYCREEKIPYFGICLGMQVMTVEFARNKAGLIKANSTEVEPDTEEPVISLLSEQKTVQDLGGTMRLGAYETKLLKNSKAHLAYGALTISERHRHRYEFNNKYKELLEERGLLLSGILESSGLLEIAEVKDHPWMVGVQFHPEFKSKPTAPHPLFRDFIKAAIKHKKEKDGS, from the coding sequence ATGTCAATGAAGTACATTTTTGTTACAGGCGGGGTTTGCTCTTCGCTCGGTAAAGGATTAACCGCTGCCTCACTTGGAATGCTCCTTGAAAAGCATGGAAATAAAATAGCTATGCTTAAACTGGACCCTTATTTGAATGTCGATCCGGGAACCATGAGCCCCTATCAACACGGTGAAGTTTATGTCACAGATGATGGAGCTGAAACCGATTTGGATTTAGGCCACTATTTTCGCTACACTGACTCCCCTCTTTCAAAAGCTTCCAATGCTACATCAGGACAAATTTATAATACTGTTATAAAAAGAGAGAGAAGGGGCGACTATTTAGGAAAAACCGTTCAAGTCATTCCCCACATTACCGATGAAATCAAAAAGAGAATTCATGAATGCAGCCAGCAAGAAAAAGACATCGATGTCACCATCGTTGAAATCGGTGGAACTGTTGGGGATATCGAATCCCTTCCTTTCTTAGAAGCTATAAGACAGCTTCATTCCGAAAATAAAAAAGATTGCATCAATGTCCATCTAACATATGTTCCTTACCTGAAAGCTGCCGCTGAATTTAAATCCAAACCCTCTCAGCACTCTGTTCAAATCCTTCGTGAAATCGGCATTTTTCCCGATATTATGCTTTGCCGGAGCGAAAAACCGCTGCCTGAAGAAATTAAAAGCAAAATCAGTTTGTATTGCAACGTTCCTGAAAACGCCGTTATTGAAGAAGTAGATGTTGAGTATAGCATTTATGAAGTTCCTATCAAGCTTCATGAGCAAGGCTTGGATGAAATGCTAGTTGAGCTCTTAAATTTGAAAAAGAAAAAGATAAGCCTTGCTAATTGGGAAAAATTAATCGATGTAATTAAAGAGCCAAAGGGTGTGGTTACGATCGGAGTTGTTGGAAAGTACATACAACATCAAGACGCCTATAAGTCTATTTATGAATCTCTTGCCCATGCAGCGATTGATGCGGGCTATCAAATTAAAATTAAACGATTTGAAGCAGACAAAATTGAAACAAAAGAATCTTTAAAACCTCAACTGGAGGAATGCGATGGCTACCTTATTCCCGGTGGTTTTGGAGAGCGGGGCTGGGAAGGTAAAATAAAGACAGCTGAATATTGCCGAGAAGAAAAAATTCCTTACTTTGGAATATGTCTTGGGATGCAAGTTATGACTGTCGAATTTGCAAGAAATAAAGCAGGCCTTATAAAAGCAAACTCAACAGAGGTTGAGCCTGATACGGAAGAGCCGGTAATTTCTCTCCTAAGCGAGCAAAAAACGGTTCAAGATTTGGGTGGAACCATGCGTCTTGGAGCTTATGAAACAAAACTATTGAAAAACTCCAAAGCGCATTTAGCCTATGGAGCCTTAACTATTTCAGAAAGACACCGACATCGCTATGAGTTTAATAACAAATATAAAGAACTCTTAGAAGAAAGAGGTCTTCTTTTATCGGGTATTTTAGAAAGTTCCGGGCTTCTTGAGATTGCCGAAGTTAAAGACCACCCATGGATGGTAGGCGTACAGTTTCATCCGGAGTTCAAATCAAAGCCGACAGCGCCCCACCCTCTTTTTCGCGATTTCATAAAAGCTGCCATCAAGCATAAAAAAGAAAAGGACGGTTCATGA
- a CDS encoding ABC transporter permease yields the protein MKNFKLLIAEFKEAYKGLLRHRFRAILSTLGIILGSASLIAMISIGEGAKEKTLKSIQSLGVDSILLKNKAQTAESNLKNFSLNYSDYQNLKDNLPYTHFSALRQREGSIQTFEGDKHVNVLAVTASFGPMRHLKVAKGFFFSEWNEKHSHAVCVLGKKIANQLGMQAQIGNHILISGAPFEVLGILEERNSLASKDQPIETRNLDTCIFIPLGSERILSLEKRNPDISQIDEIHLKVTNLKALSDISHLSMRILKESHGGSEGVDILIPMELMRQAEESQHTFNLVLGSVAGMALLVGGVGIMNILLATVYERTREIGIRRAFGATRADIVKQFLFESLLLTLIGGIIGILAGIFLSFGIGFLSSWPTIVPIWSLSLALGMSCGIGLIAGLYPANKAAKVDPMQALKTFNF from the coding sequence ATGAAAAATTTTAAGTTGCTTATAGCTGAGTTTAAAGAAGCCTATAAGGGCCTTTTGAGGCATCGATTTCGAGCTATCTTAAGTACACTTGGGATCATACTCGGCTCGGCTTCTTTAATTGCTATGATTTCAATAGGGGAAGGGGCAAAAGAAAAAACGCTAAAATCTATTCAAAGCTTAGGGGTTGATAGCATACTTTTAAAAAATAAAGCTCAAACTGCAGAATCTAACCTAAAAAATTTTTCCTTAAATTATTCAGATTATCAAAATCTAAAAGATAATTTGCCATACACCCATTTTTCAGCCCTAAGGCAGAGAGAAGGCTCCATCCAAACTTTTGAAGGAGATAAGCACGTAAACGTTCTTGCGGTCACAGCAAGTTTTGGACCTATGCGTCATTTAAAGGTGGCTAAGGGTTTTTTCTTTAGCGAATGGAATGAAAAGCATAGCCATGCGGTTTGCGTTTTAGGTAAAAAAATTGCAAATCAGCTTGGAATGCAAGCACAAATAGGAAATCACATTCTAATAAGCGGGGCTCCTTTTGAAGTCCTTGGGATTTTGGAAGAGAGAAATTCCCTTGCATCCAAAGATCAACCGATCGAAACAAGAAACCTGGATACTTGTATTTTTATCCCTCTTGGGTCTGAAAGAATTCTTTCTTTGGAAAAGAGAAATCCTGATATTTCCCAAATAGACGAGATTCATTTGAAAGTTACGAATCTAAAAGCGCTTTCAGATATTTCACACTTAAGCATGCGGATTTTAAAAGAATCTCATGGAGGCAGTGAGGGGGTTGATATTTTGATTCCTATGGAACTTATGAGACAAGCTGAAGAATCTCAGCATACCTTTAATCTTGTGCTTGGCAGCGTAGCTGGCATGGCGCTATTAGTGGGGGGAGTTGGGATTATGAATATCTTGCTTGCGACTGTTTATGAAAGAACTCGTGAAATTGGAATTAGACGAGCTTTTGGAGCGACTCGAGCCGACATTGTGAAGCAGTTTTTATTTGAGTCTTTGCTTTTGACCTTAATTGGGGGAATAATTGGGATTCTTGCAGGAATTTTTCTGTCTTTCGGCATAGGATTTTTATCTTCATGGCCAACTATCGTCCCAATTTGGTCTTTATCTTTAGCGCTTGGAATGTCTTGCGGCATAGGTTTAATTGCGGGTCTTTATCCCGCAAATAAAGCAGCGAAAGTAGACCCTATGCAAGCTTTAAAAACATTTAATTTTTAA
- a CDS encoding NUDIX domain-containing protein produces MEEKTHIGVYGILLKNDQLLFVRKTRGPYKGKLDLPGGRPNFGEDLSLTLLREIEEETGVVVKKASLFKNLSCLVKYKEEGKEKSLYHIALVYLIFDFDESQLEKKNSEDVNGYEWVSIEEASKKELSEMASLTLKLILS; encoded by the coding sequence ATGGAAGAAAAAACTCATATAGGTGTGTACGGAATCCTTTTAAAGAATGACCAATTGCTTTTTGTTCGAAAAACAAGAGGGCCTTATAAAGGAAAATTAGATCTTCCGGGAGGCAGGCCAAATTTTGGCGAAGATCTCTCTCTAACTCTTTTGCGAGAAATTGAAGAGGAAACAGGGGTGGTTGTAAAAAAAGCGAGCCTGTTTAAAAATCTTTCCTGCCTAGTTAAGTATAAAGAAGAAGGGAAGGAAAAGTCCCTTTACCACATTGCTTTAGTCTATCTAATTTTTGATTTTGATGAATCCCAGTTAGAAAAAAAGAATAGCGAAGATGTAAATGGATACGAATGGGTATCTATTGAAGAAGCTTCAAAAAAAGAGCTATCTGAAATGGCTTCTCTAACTCTAAAGCTTATCTTAAGTTAA
- a CDS encoding efflux RND transporter periplasmic adaptor subunit — protein MLKKRIQYLSLSLFVGLAITLFGSFSSSHSMEEKEASFSFPAVKRSFSVEVSTVGELEAEKAVTVSSQLKGDRSKLIYLVADGQFVQENDILAKIDPLPFEELVRELEHKYQEQLLLIEANRAFLEREITQIQHENEVAVCETEAARLEIEKIKEGDAPLEISKLNHAVKKSERKCKELSQFLKEIEEQNLVSILGPVEISKVKKQYNEEKETLNAAMAQQDAYVNHSLPSQIKKAEMKLEKALLKKSEVYRQGEYRISKARMAAKQSELAEVSLKQKIEEAKKELLETVIRAPSPGIVVLREEFRGSQRRKPRIGDVLLKNQPLLDLPNLQNMVVKTKVREVDLHKVAVGKPATIEVQAFPSLFLEGNVLSIGVLAQADIFRNTNEKYFEVTIRLNESKDFLRPGMTACATIHSETFDDVLTIPTHSVFRNGNQFFCFKSTLFGGIEKKEITIKEGNNLYAIVQEGLNEGDEVLLNPPEHLIDGA, from the coding sequence ATGTTAAAAAAACGCATTCAGTATTTATCCCTATCCCTTTTTGTTGGCCTTGCCATAACTTTATTCGGTTCTTTTTCAAGCAGCCATTCGATGGAGGAAAAAGAAGCGTCCTTTTCCTTTCCGGCGGTCAAACGTTCTTTTTCAGTTGAAGTATCCACAGTTGGCGAATTGGAAGCTGAAAAAGCTGTGACTGTTTCCTCTCAACTTAAAGGAGATCGATCCAAGCTAATCTACTTAGTAGCAGACGGTCAATTTGTTCAAGAAAATGATATTCTAGCAAAGATTGACCCTCTTCCTTTTGAAGAGCTAGTAAGAGAACTTGAGCATAAATATCAAGAACAGCTTCTTTTAATTGAAGCAAATAGAGCCTTTTTAGAACGGGAAATCACGCAAATTCAACATGAGAATGAAGTAGCTGTCTGTGAAACTGAAGCCGCACGGCTCGAAATTGAGAAAATCAAAGAAGGCGATGCTCCTCTTGAAATTTCAAAACTAAATCATGCGGTTAAGAAATCTGAAAGAAAATGCAAAGAGCTTTCTCAATTCCTAAAAGAGATTGAAGAACAAAACTTAGTTTCGATTCTTGGACCTGTTGAGATCAGCAAAGTAAAAAAACAATACAACGAAGAAAAAGAAACGTTGAATGCAGCGATGGCCCAACAAGATGCTTATGTGAACCATAGTTTGCCATCTCAGATAAAAAAAGCTGAGATGAAACTCGAAAAAGCCCTTCTCAAGAAAAGTGAAGTCTATAGGCAAGGGGAGTATCGCATTTCCAAAGCAAGAATGGCAGCTAAGCAATCTGAGCTTGCAGAGGTTTCCCTAAAGCAAAAAATTGAAGAAGCTAAAAAAGAGCTTCTTGAAACCGTCATTCGTGCACCCTCTCCCGGTATTGTTGTGTTAAGGGAAGAGTTTCGCGGCAGCCAAAGAAGAAAGCCAAGAATAGGAGATGTGCTATTAAAAAATCAGCCTCTTCTAGATTTGCCAAACTTACAAAATATGGTAGTTAAGACAAAAGTCAGGGAAGTGGATTTACATAAAGTAGCTGTTGGAAAACCTGCTACTATTGAAGTTCAGGCGTTTCCTTCTCTTTTTTTAGAAGGAAACGTTTTAAGCATAGGTGTTTTAGCTCAGGCCGATATTTTTCGTAATACTAATGAAAAGTATTTTGAGGTCACAATTCGCCTTAATGAATCGAAAGATTTTCTCAGACCCGGTATGACTGCTTGCGCAACCATCCACTCTGAAACTTTTGATGATGTTTTAACCATCCCGACCCATTCCGTTTTTCGAAATGGAAATCAGTTTTTTTGCTTTAAATCCACTCTTTTTGGCGGAATAGAAAAGAAAGAAATAACCATAAAAGAGGGTAATAACCTTTACGCTATCGTCCAAGAGGGCTTAAACGAAGGGGATGAAGTTCTCTTAAATCCCCCGGAACACCTAATTGACGGGGCTTAA
- a CDS encoding ankyrin repeat domain-containing protein, which produces MGLGISPASELIYTLSDNFPRMVTEENLAMLELLLANGADPNLRDVEGKTPLQLPQKWVIELIQNLFWR; this is translated from the coding sequence ATGGGACTCGGAATTTCCCCTGCTAGTGAGCTTATTTACACCCTATCTGATAATTTTCCAAGGATGGTAACAGAAGAGAATCTAGCTATGTTGGAACTTCTTTTAGCGAATGGCGCTGATCCGAATCTTCGGGATGTTGAGGGAAAGACCCCCTTGCAACTCCCCCAAAAGTGGGTCATCGAGCTCATCCAAAATTTATTTTGGAGGTAA
- the kdsB gene encoding 3-deoxy-manno-octulosonate cytidylyltransferase yields the protein MSSKKPSIIGIIPARFGSTRLPGKPLLEFEGKPLIQHTYENAKKCKLFDELLVATDDERIKNKVESFGGKAVMTPDICATGTERLAYVIAEFPDFAHYDIVVNVQGDEPDVSENTIDLVVKNLILHNDASMATACVPLNNLEEINKSSVVKCVFDKKGYALYFSRSPIPSHKTERVNKNIPYHKHIGLYAYRKDFLLIYPYLTSTPLQISEDLEQLKALEHGYKIHITLVDHDTKGIDTPEDYKLRESKICQ from the coding sequence ATGAGTTCGAAAAAACCCTCTATTATCGGTATTATACCTGCCCGTTTTGGCAGCACGAGACTTCCCGGAAAACCGCTTCTTGAGTTTGAGGGAAAACCACTTATACAACACACCTATGAAAACGCAAAGAAATGCAAACTTTTTGATGAGTTGCTCGTTGCAACCGATGATGAAAGAATTAAAAATAAAGTAGAGTCCTTTGGCGGGAAAGCGGTTATGACTCCCGATATTTGTGCCACCGGCACTGAAAGGTTGGCCTATGTAATAGCCGAATTCCCGGATTTCGCTCACTACGATATTGTTGTGAATGTCCAAGGCGATGAGCCTGATGTAAGCGAAAACACCATTGACTTGGTAGTAAAAAATTTAATTTTACATAATGACGCTAGCATGGCAACCGCTTGCGTTCCTTTAAACAATTTAGAGGAAATCAACAAAAGCTCTGTTGTTAAATGTGTTTTTGACAAAAAAGGCTACGCGCTTTATTTTTCGAGATCCCCTATCCCTTCTCATAAAACTGAAAGGGTCAATAAAAATATTCCGTATCATAAGCATATTGGCCTTTACGCCTATAGAAAAGACTTTCTTCTCATTTACCCTTACCTCACTTCGACACCTTTACAAATTTCTGAAGACCTTGAACAACTCAAGGCCTTAGAACACGGTTACAAGATTCATATTACACTTGTTGATCACGACACAAAAGGGATCGACACACCAGAAGATTATAAATTGCGAGAATCAAAAATATGTCAATGA